Proteins from a single region of Pyrus communis chromosome 6, drPyrComm1.1, whole genome shotgun sequence:
- the LOC137737679 gene encoding triose phosphate/phosphate translocator, chloroplastic-like, which translates to MFYHLYNQLATNTLERVAPLTHAVGNVLKRVFVIGFSIVVFGNRISTQTGIGTAIAIAGVAIYSLIKANLEEQKRKAAAVSTS; encoded by the exons ATGTTTTATCATCTCTACAATCAG CTTGCCACCAACACATTGGAACGGGTTGCCCCACTAACGCACGCAGTCGGAAATGTTTTGAAGCGTGTTTTCGTGATCGGGTTCTCCATTGTTGTGTTCG GCAATAGAATCTCTACACAAACTGGGATCGGAACTGCAATTGCAATTGCTGGTGTTGCCATCTACTCCTTAATCAAAGCAAACTTGGAAGAGCAAAAACGG AAGGCTGCTGCAGTTTCTACATCATAG